A section of the Caballeronia sp. M1242 genome encodes:
- a CDS encoding ABC transporter ATP-binding protein/permease, giving the protein MVNTNLESTQQKADDVSAWSLIKPYWVSEERGIAWGLLVAIIAINMTVVWINVRLNSWNADFYNALQNKNVRDFPHLLLIFTGLAFAYILLAVYGRYLRQMLAFRWRQWLTNRYLEQWFGDKAFYRIERDRLADNPDQRISDDLQSFATTTLTLSLDLLSTLVTLVTFITILWTLAGALTLTLFGKPLVVPGYMVWAAALYAILGSLIIQKVGHPLVSINYQQQKVEADFRFGLIRVRENAEQIAFYDGIATETANAKGIFQRIRDNWWLIMKYTKRMTFVLSFYGQIAIIFPIMVAAPRYFAGAFSFGVLMQISSAFGTVSDSFSWFINSYSTLVEWRATVNRLREFKRVMRSTHIREETSPATERGGINLHYTSTPSLTTTGLTLALPNGTPLSRVADVSVEPGSRWLVVGPSGSGKSTLMRALAGLWPFGDGTIDAPVDAKLMFVPQQSYLPIGTLRAALSYPSPGETFGDDALREALRSCNLEAYADRLDESAHWARSLSPGEQQRLAAARVLLHKPDFVFLDEATSALDAENELHIYNTLVERLPKAAILSVAHRESVAMFHDYKIEIERAMVEA; this is encoded by the coding sequence ATGGTCAACACGAATCTCGAAAGCACGCAGCAGAAGGCGGATGACGTATCGGCGTGGAGCCTCATCAAACCTTACTGGGTCTCGGAAGAGCGCGGCATCGCGTGGGGCCTGCTGGTCGCGATCATCGCGATCAACATGACGGTCGTCTGGATCAACGTGCGGCTCAACAGCTGGAACGCAGACTTCTATAACGCGCTGCAAAACAAGAACGTGCGCGACTTTCCGCACTTGCTGCTGATCTTCACGGGGCTCGCGTTCGCGTACATTCTGCTTGCCGTCTACGGGCGCTATCTCCGCCAAATGCTCGCGTTCCGCTGGCGGCAATGGCTCACGAACCGGTATCTCGAACAATGGTTCGGCGACAAGGCGTTCTACCGCATCGAACGCGACCGCCTCGCCGACAACCCCGACCAGCGTATCAGCGACGACCTGCAATCCTTCGCGACCACCACGCTTACGCTGTCGCTCGACCTGCTGTCGACGCTCGTCACGCTCGTCACCTTCATCACCATTTTGTGGACGCTCGCGGGCGCTTTGACGCTCACGCTCTTCGGCAAGCCGCTCGTCGTTCCAGGTTACATGGTGTGGGCCGCCGCGCTCTACGCGATTCTCGGCTCGCTCATCATCCAGAAGGTCGGGCATCCGCTGGTGTCGATTAACTATCAGCAGCAGAAAGTGGAGGCGGACTTTCGCTTCGGCCTGATTCGCGTGCGCGAAAACGCCGAGCAGATCGCGTTCTACGACGGCATCGCCACCGAGACCGCCAACGCGAAGGGCATCTTCCAGCGCATTCGCGACAACTGGTGGCTCATCATGAAGTACACGAAGCGCATGACCTTCGTGCTGTCCTTCTACGGGCAGATTGCGATCATCTTTCCGATCATGGTCGCCGCGCCCCGCTACTTCGCGGGCGCGTTTTCGTTCGGCGTGCTGATGCAGATTTCATCGGCGTTCGGCACGGTCAGCGATTCGTTTTCGTGGTTCATCAACAGTTATTCGACGCTGGTCGAATGGCGCGCCACCGTCAACCGTCTGCGCGAATTCAAGCGCGTGATGCGCTCGACGCATATTCGCGAGGAAACGTCGCCTGCGACGGAACGCGGCGGCATTAATCTGCATTACACGAGCACGCCGTCGCTGACGACGACCGGCCTCACGCTCGCGCTTCCGAATGGCACGCCGCTTTCGCGCGTGGCGGATGTCTCCGTTGAGCCGGGGTCGCGCTGGCTGGTCGTCGGGCCGTCGGGTTCTGGCAAGAGCACGTTGATGCGCGCGCTCGCGGGCCTGTGGCCGTTCGGCGACGGCACCATCGACGCGCCCGTCGATGCGAAACTCATGTTCGTGCCGCAGCAGAGTTATCTGCCGATCGGGACGTTGCGCGCGGCGCTGTCGTATCCGTCGCCGGGCGAGACTTTCGGCGACGACGCACTGCGCGAAGCCTTGCGCTCCTGCAATCTCGAAGCGTACGCGGACCGGCTCGACGAAAGCGCGCACTGGGCGCGCAGCTTGTCGCCGGGCGAGCAGCAGCGGCTGGCTGCGGCGCGCGTGCTGCTGCACAAGCCGGACTTCGTGTTCCTCGACGAAGCGACGAGCGCGCTCGATGCCGAAAACGAGCTGCACATCTACAACACGCTGGTCGAGCGGCTGCCGAAAGCGGCGATCTTAAGCGTCGCGCATCGGGAGTCGGTCGCGATGTTTCATGACTACAAGATCGAGATCGAAAGGGCGATGGTCGAGGCTTGA
- a CDS encoding glutamate synthase subunit beta, with the protein MGKATGFLEFERRHEAYEAPLTRVKHYKEFVAALTDDDAKVQGARCMDCGIPFCNNGCPVNNIIPDFNDLVFRQDWKSAIEVLHSTNNFPEFTGRICPAPCEAACTLGINEDPVGIKSIERKIIDKAWEEGWVAPQPPKHKTGKKVAVVGSGPAGLAVAQQLARAGHDVVVFEKNDRIGGLLRYGIPDFKLEKWLIDRRMRQMEAEGVSFRTNVFVGRDAIPSHIGNTAKESITPEELKEQFDAVVVAGGSETPRDLPVPGRELEGIHFAMEFLPQQNKVNAGDKVADQLVAKGKHVVVIGGGDTGSDCVGTSNRHGAKSVTQFELLAQPPEEENKPLVWPYWPIKLRTSSSHEEGCERDWSVATKRFEGKNGKVEKLIAARVEWKNGKMQEVPNSEFEMKADLVLLAMGFTQPLSPVLEAFGVDKDARGNVRATTEGEKAYYTSVDKVFTAGDMRRGQSLVVWAIREGRQCARSVDAYLMGSSELPR; encoded by the coding sequence ATGGGCAAGGCAACCGGTTTTCTCGAATTCGAACGCCGCCACGAGGCGTACGAAGCACCGCTGACCCGCGTCAAGCACTACAAGGAATTCGTCGCTGCGCTGACCGACGACGACGCCAAGGTTCAAGGCGCGCGCTGCATGGATTGCGGCATTCCGTTCTGCAACAACGGCTGTCCGGTCAACAACATCATTCCGGACTTCAACGATCTCGTGTTCCGCCAGGACTGGAAGAGCGCGATCGAAGTGCTGCATTCGACCAACAACTTCCCGGAGTTCACGGGCCGCATCTGCCCGGCGCCGTGCGAGGCGGCGTGCACGCTCGGCATCAACGAAGATCCGGTCGGCATCAAGTCGATCGAGCGCAAGATCATCGACAAGGCGTGGGAAGAAGGCTGGGTCGCGCCGCAGCCGCCGAAGCACAAGACGGGCAAGAAAGTCGCTGTCGTGGGTTCGGGTCCGGCGGGGCTCGCGGTCGCGCAGCAACTGGCGCGCGCGGGACATGACGTGGTCGTGTTCGAAAAGAACGATCGCATCGGTGGACTGCTGCGCTATGGCATCCCCGACTTCAAGCTGGAGAAGTGGCTGATCGACCGCCGCATGCGCCAGATGGAAGCGGAAGGCGTGTCGTTCCGCACGAACGTGTTCGTCGGCCGCGATGCGATTCCGTCGCACATCGGCAATACGGCGAAGGAAAGCATCACGCCGGAAGAACTGAAAGAGCAGTTCGACGCGGTAGTGGTCGCGGGCGGCTCGGAAACGCCGCGCGATTTGCCGGTGCCGGGGCGCGAGCTGGAAGGCATCCACTTCGCGATGGAATTCCTGCCGCAGCAGAACAAGGTCAACGCGGGCGACAAGGTCGCGGATCAACTCGTCGCGAAGGGCAAGCATGTCGTCGTGATCGGCGGCGGCGATACGGGCTCCGACTGCGTAGGCACGTCGAACCGTCATGGCGCGAAGAGCGTCACGCAATTCGAACTGCTCGCGCAGCCGCCCGAAGAAGAGAACAAGCCGCTCGTGTGGCCGTACTGGCCGATCAAGCTGCGCACGTCGTCGTCGCATGAGGAAGGTTGCGAGCGCGACTGGTCGGTTGCGACCAAGCGGTTCGAAGGCAAGAACGGCAAGGTGGAGAAGCTGATCGCGGCGCGCGTCGAGTGGAAGAACGGCAAGATGCAGGAAGTGCCGAATTCCGAATTCGAGATGAAGGCGGATCTCGTTCTGCTCGCGATGGGTTTCACGCAGCCGCTCTCGCCGGTGCTGGAAGCGTTCGGCGTCGACAAGGACGCGCGCGGCAACGTGCGGGCAACGACTGAAGGCGAGAAGGCGTACTACACGTCGGTGGACAAGGTGTTCACGGCGGGTGATATGCGGCGCGGGCAGTCGCTCGTCGTCTGGGCGATTCGCGAAGGGCGTCAGTGCGCGCGGTCGGTGGATGCGTATTTGATGGGGTCGAGTGAGTTGCCGCGGTAA
- a CDS encoding FAD-dependent oxidoreductase, with amino-acid sequence MEQGDARRPDFAVIGGGLVGRLVAWQLAGAGHGVALYERGDEAGSQSAAWVAAAMLAPLAEATSAEPLVVELGAASLARWPDVLAALREPVFFQRNGTLVVWHGADRAEAPLFERRLRANAPASLLDGGFVKLAGAQVAEAEPALGSRFAQGWLLPHEGQLDNRQALKALAVGLAARGVRTHWNTPVDVMPDARWIIDCRGLGAKPAWPALRGIRGEVARVHAPGIGLTRPVRLLHPRYPLYIAPKQNDVYVIGATEVEGEDMSPVSVRSALELLSAAFAVHPGFGEARILELNSQCRPTLPDHRPAIVWDGAQTLRVNGLYRHGFMIAPEVADAACALADALIGGTVRDAASFAQFRGAARWPELLHGAFAAVAA; translated from the coding sequence ATGGAACAGGGCGACGCGCGCCGGCCGGATTTCGCGGTGATCGGCGGCGGGCTCGTCGGGCGGCTCGTCGCCTGGCAGCTTGCGGGCGCGGGGCACGGCGTCGCGCTCTACGAGCGTGGCGACGAAGCCGGCTCGCAGTCGGCCGCGTGGGTCGCCGCGGCCATGCTCGCGCCGCTCGCAGAAGCGACGAGTGCGGAGCCGCTCGTCGTCGAGCTTGGCGCGGCGTCGCTCGCGCGCTGGCCGGATGTGCTCGCGGCATTGCGCGAGCCGGTCTTCTTTCAGCGCAACGGGACGCTCGTCGTGTGGCACGGCGCGGATCGCGCGGAAGCGCCGCTTTTCGAGCGCCGGCTGCGCGCGAACGCCCCGGCATCGCTACTCGACGGCGGTTTCGTCAAGCTAGCCGGCGCGCAGGTCGCCGAGGCGGAACCGGCGCTCGGCTCGCGCTTCGCTCAGGGCTGGCTGCTGCCGCACGAGGGCCAGCTCGACAACCGGCAGGCGCTCAAGGCGCTCGCGGTGGGGCTGGCGGCGCGCGGCGTGCGCACGCACTGGAACACGCCCGTCGATGTCATGCCCGATGCGCGTTGGATCATCGATTGCCGCGGTCTCGGCGCAAAGCCCGCGTGGCCCGCGCTGCGCGGCATTCGCGGAGAAGTGGCGCGGGTGCACGCGCCGGGCATCGGGCTCACGCGGCCGGTGCGCCTGCTGCATCCGCGGTATCCGCTTTACATCGCGCCGAAGCAGAACGACGTCTACGTGATCGGCGCGACCGAAGTCGAGGGCGAGGACATGTCGCCCGTCAGCGTGCGCTCGGCGCTCGAATTGCTGAGCGCGGCGTTCGCCGTGCATCCCGGATTCGGCGAAGCGCGCATTCTCGAACTCAACTCGCAATGCCGGCCGACGCTGCCCGATCATCGTCCGGCCATTGTCTGGGATGGCGCGCAGACGCTGCGCGTGAACGGGCTGTATCGGCACGGCTTCATGATCGCGCCGGAAGTGGCCGATGCCGCCTGCGCGCTCGCCGATGCGCTCATCGGAGGAACGGTGCGCGACGCCGCTTCGTTCGCGCAGTTCCGCGGCGCTGCCAGATGGCCCGAGCTGCTGCACGGCGCATTTGCGGCCGTAGCCGCGTGA